A window from Variovorax sp. PBL-E5 encodes these proteins:
- a CDS encoding NAD(P)/FAD-dependent oxidoreductase, translating into MSNSNIVIIGGGHAAAQLCAGLVGAGQGARVHLVCEESHLPYHRPPLSKTFLKMPDEALQPHRAEAWYGESGITMHQGDPAVAIDREARTVTLRSGAVIGWERLVLATGTRARRLSALAGLDNVALLRAADEAAQLRTMLAAAQQVTVLGGGFIGLEVAATALGLGKAVTVLESAPRLLSRAVSPTLSEHVLATHRAAGMDVRIGVQTGALQCEGTRLVTIEVDGQPKPVDLLLLGIGAVPETTLAQAAGLECADGIVVDAYMQTSDEAVLAIGDCTRFPDRRAGAALRLESVQNANDQARTAVATLTGAPRPHDAVPWFWSDQGSLRLQMAGLVPAPGTPGAIMVRRPGASAASFSLLHYVEGQLHCVESVNAPVDHMMSRKLLEAGRSPDPAVAVDPAVPLKTHLA; encoded by the coding sequence ATGAGCAACTCGAACATCGTCATCATCGGCGGCGGCCACGCGGCGGCGCAGCTGTGCGCCGGCCTCGTGGGCGCAGGACAGGGCGCGCGCGTGCACCTGGTCTGCGAGGAAAGCCACCTCCCCTACCACCGGCCGCCGCTTTCCAAGACCTTCCTGAAGATGCCCGACGAGGCGCTGCAGCCGCATCGTGCCGAGGCGTGGTACGGCGAATCCGGCATCACGATGCACCAGGGCGATCCGGCGGTGGCTATCGATCGCGAGGCGCGCACGGTCACGCTGCGTTCCGGCGCGGTGATCGGATGGGAGCGGCTGGTGCTGGCGACCGGCACCCGGGCACGCCGGCTGTCGGCGTTGGCAGGACTGGACAACGTGGCGCTGCTGCGCGCCGCCGATGAGGCCGCTCAATTGCGAACGATGCTTGCTGCGGCGCAGCAGGTCACGGTGCTCGGCGGCGGCTTCATCGGGCTCGAGGTGGCGGCCACGGCGCTCGGTCTCGGTAAGGCAGTGACCGTGCTGGAAAGCGCGCCCCGATTGCTGAGCCGGGCCGTGTCGCCGACTTTGTCGGAACATGTGCTGGCGACGCATCGCGCGGCCGGCATGGATGTCCGGATCGGCGTGCAGACGGGAGCGCTGCAGTGCGAGGGCACGCGGCTCGTCACCATCGAGGTGGACGGCCAGCCGAAGCCGGTCGACCTGCTGCTGCTCGGCATCGGCGCGGTGCCCGAGACGACGCTGGCCCAGGCCGCCGGGCTCGAATGCGCCGACGGCATCGTAGTCGATGCCTACATGCAGACCAGCGACGAGGCGGTGCTGGCCATCGGCGATTGCACGCGCTTCCCCGATCGGCGCGCCGGCGCGGCGCTGCGGCTGGAGTCGGTGCAGAACGCCAACGACCAGGCGCGCACGGCGGTCGCGACGCTCACCGGCGCCCCGCGACCGCACGATGCGGTGCCGTGGTTCTGGTCCGACCAGGGCAGCCTGCGCCTGCAGATGGCGGGACTGGTGCCTGCGCCGGGCACGCCGGGCGCGATCATGGTGCGTCGGCCCGGTGCCAGTGCGGCATCGTTCTCGCTGCTGCACTACGTCGAGGGCCAGCTGCACTGCGTCGAATCGGTCAATGCGCCCGTCGATCACATGATGAGCCGCAAGCTGCTCGAAGCGGGGCGCAGTCCCGACCCGGCGGTCGCGGTCGATCCGGCCGTGCCGCTGAAGACGCACCTCGCGTAG
- a CDS encoding DHA2 family efflux MFS transporter permease subunit translates to MTHSMDSRRRWLALLVLCLGVLMIVLDTTIVNVALPSIRQDLGFSESSLVWVVNAYMLTFGGFLLLGGRLGDLYGHRRLFLLGITLFTAASLGCGLSNSQGWLVTARAIQGLGGAVVSAVALSLIMNLFTEPGERAKAMGVYGFVCAGGGSVGVLLGGLLTHALSWHWIFLVNLPIGIAVYALCLTLLPAARGQASGERLDVGGAVTVTAALMLAVYAIVNGNQAGWASGPTLAMLGAAVLLFMLFLVIEARVRHPLMPLGLFRLRNLTTANAIGVLWSAAMFAWFFISALYLQVVLGYSPLQVGLAFLPANLIMAAFSLGGSAKLVMRFGHRRPLSVGLLLAAAGLALFAGAPVDGSFARHVLPGMLLLGLGAGIALNPLLLVAMSDVAPSESGLASGVVNTAFMMGGALGLAVLASLAEARTEALRAAGAGVPAALVGGYQLAFIVGALFAAAAALLGAALLRAGAYAGESEGAGREAGAARSG, encoded by the coding sequence ATGACCCATTCCATGGACAGCCGCCGGCGCTGGCTGGCACTTCTCGTTCTTTGCCTCGGCGTGCTGATGATCGTGCTCGACACCACGATCGTGAACGTCGCGCTGCCCTCGATCCGGCAAGACCTCGGCTTCTCCGAAAGCTCGCTGGTCTGGGTGGTGAATGCCTACATGCTGACCTTCGGCGGCTTCCTGCTGCTCGGCGGCCGGCTCGGCGATCTGTACGGTCACCGCCGGCTGTTCCTGCTCGGCATCACGCTCTTCACGGCGGCTTCGCTGGGCTGCGGCCTGTCGAATTCGCAGGGCTGGCTGGTGACCGCGCGGGCCATCCAAGGACTCGGCGGCGCGGTGGTCTCGGCCGTCGCGCTCTCGCTGATCATGAATCTCTTCACCGAGCCGGGCGAACGCGCCAAGGCGATGGGCGTCTACGGTTTCGTGTGCGCCGGCGGCGGCAGCGTGGGCGTGCTGCTCGGCGGCCTGCTCACGCATGCGCTCAGCTGGCACTGGATCTTTCTGGTCAACCTGCCGATCGGCATCGCGGTCTACGCGCTCTGCCTGACGCTGCTGCCGGCGGCACGCGGCCAGGCTTCCGGCGAGCGCCTCGACGTCGGCGGTGCCGTCACCGTGACGGCCGCGCTGATGCTGGCGGTCTATGCGATCGTCAACGGCAACCAGGCCGGCTGGGCATCGGGGCCCACGCTGGCGATGCTCGGTGCCGCGGTGCTGCTCTTCATGCTCTTTCTCGTCATCGAGGCGCGCGTGCGCCATCCGCTGATGCCGCTCGGCCTGTTCCGCTTGCGCAATCTCACGACGGCCAATGCAATCGGTGTGCTGTGGTCGGCGGCGATGTTCGCGTGGTTCTTCATTTCCGCGCTCTACCTGCAAGTGGTGCTGGGCTACAGCCCGTTGCAGGTCGGGCTGGCCTTCCTGCCGGCCAACCTCATCATGGCGGCCTTCTCGCTCGGCGGGTCGGCGAAGCTGGTGATGCGCTTCGGCCATCGGCGGCCCTTGTCGGTCGGCTTGCTGCTGGCCGCGGCGGGCCTCGCACTGTTCGCCGGCGCGCCGGTCGACGGCAGCTTCGCGCGCCACGTGCTGCCCGGCATGCTGCTGCTCGGGCTCGGTGCCGGCATCGCGCTCAATCCCTTGCTGCTGGTGGCGATGAGCGATGTCGCGCCGAGCGAATCGGGCCTGGCATCGGGCGTGGTCAACACCGCCTTCATGATGGGCGGCGCGCTCGGCCTGGCGGTGCTCGCGAGCCTGGCGGAGGCGCGCACCGAAGCACTGCGCGCAGCGGGCGCGGGCGTGCCGGCGGCGCTCGTCGGCGGCTACCAGCTGGCCTTCATCGTCGGCGCCCTCTTCGCAGCAGCCGCGGCGCTGCTGGGCGCAGCGCTGCTGCGTGCCGGTGCGTACGCGGGCGAATCGGAAGGGGCCGGCCGCGAGGCCGGGGCTGCGCGAAGCGGCTGA
- a CDS encoding thrombospondin type 3 repeat-containing protein, protein MRKLGFAAGAAALLSLAAFTVPAQAHPGAFYPPPPPQRGYIVAPAYVAPPVQWRGHHERRWDERRGRWDRDGDGVRNRYDRDRDGDGVPNRFDRRPDNPYRY, encoded by the coding sequence ATGAGAAAACTTGGTTTTGCCGCCGGCGCAGCAGCTCTGCTGTCATTGGCCGCATTCACCGTGCCGGCCCAGGCACACCCCGGCGCTTTCTATCCGCCGCCACCGCCGCAGCGCGGCTACATCGTGGCGCCGGCCTACGTTGCGCCGCCCGTGCAATGGCGCGGCCACCATGAGCGACGCTGGGATGAACGGCGCGGCCGCTGGGACCGCGATGGCGACGGCGTGCGCAATCGCTACGACCGGGACCGCGACGGCGACGGCGTGCCCAACCGCTTCGATCGCCGTCCGGACAACCCCTACCGTTACTGA
- the mnhG gene encoding monovalent cation/H(+) antiporter subunit G, protein MNDFIGGPLPLWAEILTAVFAVLGAAFAAIGSFGLVRLPTFFRRIHAPTLGATLGVWCMTLATIVYFSVQGLSLFLHAALIALFIALTAPVTTIFLMRAALFRERQKGGDVPPA, encoded by the coding sequence ATGAACGACTTCATCGGCGGCCCGCTGCCGCTGTGGGCCGAGATCCTGACGGCGGTGTTCGCCGTGCTCGGCGCTGCATTCGCAGCCATCGGTTCCTTCGGCCTGGTGCGGCTGCCCACCTTCTTCCGTCGCATCCACGCACCGACGCTCGGTGCCACGCTCGGCGTGTGGTGCATGACACTGGCCACCATCGTCTATTTTTCGGTGCAGGGCCTCAGTCTGTTCCTGCATGCGGCACTCATCGCGCTCTTCATCGCGCTCACGGCACCTGTCACCACCATCTTCCTGATGCGCGCGGCGCTCTTTCGCGAGCGGCAGAAGGGTGGCGATGTTCCGCCGGCCTGA
- a CDS encoding K+/H+ antiporter subunit F has product MTPILFWALKLALLLLAVAMLCALARLLVGPTAQDRVMALDCLYVNGMLMMLVLGIVYASNVYFEAAMLIALFGFVGSTALAKFLLRGEVIE; this is encoded by the coding sequence ATGACGCCGATTCTGTTCTGGGCCCTCAAGCTCGCGCTGCTGCTGCTCGCCGTGGCGATGCTGTGTGCGCTCGCGCGCCTGCTCGTCGGCCCCACCGCGCAGGACCGCGTGATGGCACTCGACTGCCTCTACGTCAACGGCATGCTGATGATGCTGGTGCTCGGCATCGTCTACGCGAGCAACGTGTACTTCGAGGCGGCGATGCTGATCGCGCTGTTCGGCTTCGTGGGCTCGACCGCGCTGGCGAAGTTTCTGCTGCGTGGCGAGGTGATCGAATGA
- a CDS encoding Na+/H+ antiporter subunit E, translating into MKRWLPSPPLSLALFVVWVLLNQSLHPATLLLAAILALVVPVLTQGLRPATVRMRRPGVALRLAGVIAIDLVRSALTVARLLLTRRSADMAPRFVRVPLVLRDPNGLAVLAMILCLTPGTAWAEIAFDRSMLLIHVFDLDDVQAFIDMVKERYEGPLMEIFES; encoded by the coding sequence ATGAAACGCTGGCTTCCGTCGCCGCCGCTTTCGCTGGCGCTCTTCGTCGTGTGGGTTTTGCTGAACCAGTCGCTCCATCCGGCCACGCTGCTGCTCGCCGCCATTCTTGCGCTTGTGGTCCCCGTACTGACGCAAGGCCTGCGGCCAGCCACCGTGCGGATGCGCCGGCCCGGCGTCGCGCTGCGGCTCGCGGGCGTGATCGCGATCGATCTGGTGCGCTCGGCGCTGACGGTTGCGCGCCTGCTGCTCACTCGGCGCAGCGCCGACATGGCGCCTCGTTTCGTCCGGGTGCCGCTGGTGCTGCGCGATCCCAACGGGTTGGCGGTGCTCGCAATGATTCTGTGCCTCACACCCGGCACCGCATGGGCCGAGATCGCCTTCGACCGCTCGATGCTGCTGATCCATGTCTTCGATCTGGACGATGTGCAGGCCTTCATCGACATGGTCAAGGAACGCTACGAAGGGCCGCTGATGGAGATCTTCGAATCATGA
- a CDS encoding monovalent cation/H+ antiporter subunit D produces the protein MITPSAWLDRLLEFSMPHLVAVPILVPMLTAALMLLLGEERRRIKSALSVISGLIGLLAALALLRWVNAPETGGGPGSIGVYLPGNWRAPFGIVLVADPLSTMMVALTGVVAFAASIYSTSRWDRAGVHFHPLLQLQLMGLNGAFLTGDLFNLFVFFEVMLAASYGLLLHGSGRLRVQAGLHYVAINLAASSLFLVGAALLYGVTGTLNMADLGLRIAQLGPADRGLVHAAAAILATAFFAKAGAWPLNFWLVPAYSAAVSPVGAVFALLTKLGVYTVLRLWTLLFAPDTGVSAQFGQEVLIAIGLATLFVGALGIVGTQRLSNLAGYSVLVSAGTLLAAIGLGQPAVWAGALYYLLTSTLAVSAFFLLIDMIERWRNAGVSIAPHEAAGRAPFLAEDLQSMTDVNLDDDAQALYGRAIPAGVAFLGLSFVGCTLLLTGLPPLSGFIGKFAMLSGLLDAGRVSPAGWTFMALLIVSGFFSLIALSRTGIRHFWTQAHATIPALRALEVLPVAALLATCLALTLAAGPVMQHTAATAESLYSPDAYRQAVLGARQVPSRATHPGATR, from the coding sequence ATGATCACGCCGTCCGCCTGGCTCGACCGGCTGCTCGAATTCAGCATGCCGCATCTGGTCGCCGTGCCGATTCTGGTGCCGATGCTGACGGCGGCGCTGATGCTGCTGCTGGGCGAAGAGCGCCGCCGCATCAAGTCGGCGCTGAGCGTGATCTCGGGCCTGATCGGGCTGCTGGCCGCGCTCGCGCTGCTGCGCTGGGTCAATGCGCCGGAGACCGGCGGCGGCCCGGGCTCGATCGGCGTCTACCTGCCGGGCAACTGGCGCGCGCCCTTCGGCATCGTGCTGGTGGCCGACCCGCTGTCCACGATGATGGTCGCGCTGACCGGCGTCGTCGCCTTCGCCGCCTCGATCTACTCCACCTCGCGCTGGGACCGCGCGGGCGTGCACTTCCATCCGCTGCTGCAGTTGCAGCTCATGGGGCTCAACGGTGCGTTCCTGACAGGCGATCTGTTCAACCTCTTCGTCTTCTTCGAGGTGATGCTGGCCGCCTCGTACGGATTGCTGCTGCACGGCTCGGGACGGCTGCGCGTGCAGGCCGGTCTGCACTACGTGGCGATCAATCTGGCCGCCTCTTCGCTCTTCCTGGTCGGCGCGGCGCTGCTCTATGGCGTGACCGGCACGCTGAACATGGCCGACCTGGGCCTGCGCATCGCGCAACTCGGGCCGGCCGACCGCGGCCTGGTGCACGCGGCCGCCGCCATCCTCGCGACGGCCTTCTTCGCCAAGGCCGGCGCGTGGCCGCTCAACTTCTGGCTCGTGCCGGCCTACAGCGCCGCCGTGTCGCCGGTGGGCGCGGTGTTCGCGCTGCTGACCAAGCTCGGCGTCTACACGGTGCTGCGGCTGTGGACGCTGCTGTTCGCGCCCGACACGGGCGTCTCGGCCCAGTTCGGACAAGAGGTCCTGATCGCGATCGGACTGGCCACCCTGTTCGTTGGCGCGCTCGGCATCGTCGGCACGCAGCGGCTGTCGAATCTCGCGGGCTACAGCGTGCTGGTGTCGGCCGGCACGCTGCTGGCGGCGATCGGACTCGGCCAGCCGGCGGTCTGGGCGGGAGCGCTCTATTACCTGCTGACATCGACACTCGCGGTGAGCGCCTTCTTCCTGCTGATCGACATGATCGAGCGCTGGCGCAATGCCGGCGTGAGCATCGCGCCGCACGAGGCAGCGGGCCGCGCACCCTTCCTCGCCGAGGACCTGCAGTCGATGACCGACGTGAACCTCGACGACGATGCACAGGCGCTCTACGGCCGCGCGATCCCGGCGGGCGTGGCCTTCCTCGGCCTCAGCTTCGTCGGCTGCACGCTGCTGCTGACGGGGTTGCCGCCGCTGTCGGGCTTCATCGGCAAGTTCGCGATGCTCTCGGGACTGCTCGATGCCGGCCGCGTCTCGCCGGCCGGCTGGACCTTCATGGCGCTTCTGATCGTGTCGGGATTTTTCTCGCTGATCGCGCTGAGCCGCACCGGCATCCGTCATTTCTGGACCCAGGCGCATGCGACGATTCCTGCGCTGCGCGCGCTCGAGGTGCTGCCGGTGGCCGCCTTGCTGGCGACCTGCCTCGCATTGACGCTGGCGGCCGGCCCCGTGATGCAGCACACCGCAGCGACGGCCGAGAGCCTGTACTCGCCGGACGCCTATCGCCAGGCCGTGCTCGGCGCCCGGCAGGTGCCGAGCCGTGCGACCCATCCCGGAGCTACCCGGTGA
- a CDS encoding Na+/H+ antiporter subunit C, which translates to MEIVLAIAVGIVTGSGVYLLLRPRTFQVIMGLTLISYAVNLFIFSMGRLKVDSEPVLLPGFAATLANTADPMPQALVLTAIVIGFAMTALFLVVLLASRGLTGTDHVDGEERSERRG; encoded by the coding sequence ATGGAAATCGTGCTCGCCATCGCCGTCGGCATCGTCACCGGCTCGGGCGTCTACCTGCTGCTGCGCCCGCGCACCTTCCAGGTGATCATGGGTCTCACGCTGATCTCTTACGCGGTCAATCTCTTCATCTTCAGCATGGGCCGGCTCAAGGTCGACAGCGAGCCGGTGCTGCTGCCGGGCTTCGCCGCGACGCTGGCCAACACGGCCGATCCGATGCCGCAGGCGCTGGTGCTCACCGCGATCGTGATCGGCTTCGCGATGACGGCGCTGTTCCTCGTCGTGCTGCTGGCCTCGCGCGGCCTGACCGGCACCGACCATGTCGATGGCGAGGAACGTTCGGAGCGCCGCGGATGA
- a CDS encoding monovalent cation/H+ antiporter subunit A, giving the protein MPLVFLVALPFIASVLAALLPSNARNRESTLAGVVALGCAIQAAFLFPHLANGNVIRQKIEWLPALGLDLVFRMDGFAWLFCMLVLGIGALVVLYARYYMSASDPVPRFFSFFLAFMGAMMGVVLSGNTVQMVLFWELTSLFSFLLIGYWHHRRDARRGASMALTVTGAGGLCLLAGVLVLGRIVGSYDLDVVLASGDAIRAHPLYPVALVLVLFAAFTKSAQFPFHFWLPRAMAAPTPVSAYLHSATMVKLGVFLMARLWPVLSGTDEWFWLVSSAGAATLLLGGYIAMFQRDLKALLAYSTISHLGLTTLLLGLNSPLAAVAAVFHIMNHATFKASLFMAAGIIDHESGTRDIRKLSGLLKLMPITGTLAIIASASMAGVPLLNGFLSKEMFFAETVFIQATPWVDWALPIVATLGGIFSVTYSARFVFDVFFGPPCGPAVPRQPHEPPHWMRVPVELLVLACLVVGVAPAWSVGAFLATAAAPVVGGVLPEYSLAVWHGFNLPLLMSFIALAGGAALYLLQRRGRTRGALEYTPLLHGFDGQRVFENLLARLGEAGRRSRRLFGTRRLQAQLLLLVIVAVGGAAASLWLAPAERGTRELLPFSPMFAMTWLIGATCALAAAWQAKFHRLASLMLASGAGLVCCITYIWFSAPDLALTQLVVETVTTVLILLGLRWLPMRTATTQPAQTRWRLWGRRTRDLAIAIAAGCGMAALAWTVMTRPFPQSISPFFLERALSEGGGTNVVNVMLVDFRGFDTFGEITVLGVVALTVYALLRRFRPAIESMALPAQQRAPADDGSSDLLNPRRAKDTAVGYLMVPAVLVRLLLPLSVLVSVYFFMRGHNQPGGGFVAGLVMSVALVLQFIVSGTEWVEEHLRIYPRRWIAIGLLLALATGSGAVAWGFPFLTTHTAHLHLPLLGEIHVPSALFFDMGVFALVLGATMLILTALAHQSVRSHRWAEERHD; this is encoded by the coding sequence ATGCCCCTTGTCTTCCTCGTCGCACTTCCCTTCATTGCCAGCGTGCTCGCGGCCCTGCTGCCGTCGAACGCCCGCAATCGGGAGTCGACACTGGCAGGCGTGGTGGCGCTGGGCTGCGCGATCCAGGCCGCGTTCCTCTTTCCCCATCTGGCCAACGGCAACGTGATCCGGCAGAAGATCGAGTGGCTGCCCGCGCTCGGTCTCGATCTGGTGTTCCGCATGGACGGCTTCGCATGGCTGTTCTGCATGCTGGTGCTGGGCATCGGCGCGCTGGTGGTGCTCTATGCGCGCTACTACATGTCGGCGTCCGATCCGGTGCCGCGCTTCTTCTCCTTCTTCCTTGCGTTCATGGGCGCGATGATGGGCGTGGTGCTCTCGGGCAACACGGTGCAGATGGTGCTGTTCTGGGAACTCACCAGCCTGTTCTCCTTCCTCCTGATCGGCTACTGGCATCACCGGCGCGATGCGCGGCGCGGCGCCAGCATGGCGCTGACGGTCACCGGCGCGGGCGGCCTGTGCCTGCTGGCCGGCGTGCTGGTGCTGGGCCGCATCGTCGGCAGCTACGACCTCGACGTGGTGCTGGCCTCGGGCGACGCGATCCGTGCACATCCGCTCTATCCGGTGGCGCTGGTGCTGGTGCTGTTCGCGGCCTTCACCAAGAGTGCACAGTTCCCGTTCCACTTCTGGCTGCCGCGCGCGATGGCGGCGCCCACGCCGGTGTCCGCGTACCTGCATTCGGCCACGATGGTGAAGCTCGGCGTGTTCCTGATGGCGCGGCTGTGGCCGGTGCTCTCCGGCACCGACGAATGGTTCTGGCTGGTGAGCAGCGCCGGCGCCGCCACGCTGCTGCTCGGCGGCTACATCGCCATGTTCCAGCGCGACCTCAAGGCGCTGCTGGCCTATTCGACGATCTCGCACCTCGGGCTCACGACACTGCTGCTCGGGCTCAACAGTCCGCTCGCCGCAGTCGCGGCCGTGTTCCACATCATGAACCACGCGACCTTCAAGGCTTCGCTGTTCATGGCGGCCGGCATCATCGACCATGAGAGCGGCACGCGCGATATCCGCAAGCTGAGCGGGCTGCTCAAGCTGATGCCGATCACCGGCACGCTCGCGATCATCGCGAGTGCCTCGATGGCGGGCGTGCCGCTGCTCAACGGCTTTCTGTCGAAGGAAATGTTCTTCGCCGAAACGGTCTTCATCCAGGCGACGCCGTGGGTCGACTGGGCCTTGCCCATCGTCGCGACGCTCGGCGGCATCTTCAGTGTCACCTATTCGGCGCGCTTCGTATTCGATGTCTTCTTCGGCCCGCCCTGCGGGCCCGCCGTGCCGAGGCAGCCGCACGAGCCGCCGCACTGGATGCGCGTGCCGGTCGAGCTGCTGGTGCTGGCCTGCCTGGTGGTCGGCGTGGCGCCGGCCTGGTCGGTGGGCGCCTTTCTCGCGACGGCCGCCGCGCCGGTGGTCGGCGGCGTGCTGCCCGAATACAGCCTCGCGGTGTGGCATGGTTTCAACTTGCCGCTCCTGATGAGCTTCATCGCGCTGGCCGGCGGTGCGGCGCTCTACCTGCTGCAGCGGCGCGGCCGCACGCGCGGTGCGCTCGAGTACACGCCGCTGCTGCACGGTTTCGACGGCCAGCGGGTGTTCGAGAACCTGCTCGCCCGCCTCGGCGAAGCCGGCCGTCGCAGCCGGCGTCTGTTCGGCACGCGGCGGCTGCAGGCGCAATTGCTCCTGCTGGTAATCGTCGCGGTGGGTGGCGCGGCAGCGTCGCTCTGGCTCGCGCCCGCCGAACGCGGCACGCGCGAGCTGCTGCCCTTCTCGCCGATGTTCGCGATGACGTGGCTCATCGGCGCGACATGCGCGCTCGCCGCGGCCTGGCAGGCCAAGTTCCACCGGCTGGCCTCGCTGATGCTGGCCTCGGGCGCGGGCCTGGTGTGCTGCATCACCTACATCTGGTTCTCGGCACCCGACCTTGCGCTCACCCAACTGGTGGTGGAGACGGTGACCACGGTGCTGATCCTGCTCGGCCTGCGCTGGCTGCCGATGCGCACCGCCACGACACAGCCTGCGCAGACACGATGGCGGCTCTGGGGACGCCGCACGCGCGATCTCGCGATCGCCATCGCCGCCGGCTGCGGCATGGCGGCGCTCGCATGGACCGTGATGACGAGACCGTTCCCGCAAAGCATCTCGCCCTTCTTCCTCGAACGCGCGCTGTCCGAGGGCGGCGGCACCAACGTGGTCAACGTGATGCTGGTCGACTTCCGCGGCTTCGACACCTTCGGCGAGATCACGGTGCTGGGCGTGGTCGCGCTGACCGTCTATGCGCTGCTGCGGCGCTTTCGTCCAGCGATCGAATCGATGGCGCTGCCGGCGCAGCAGCGGGCACCGGCGGACGACGGCAGCAGCGATCTGCTGAACCCGCGCCGCGCCAAGGACACCGCGGTCGGCTACCTGATGGTGCCCGCCGTGCTGGTGCGACTGCTGCTGCCGCTGTCGGTGCTGGTCTCGGTCTATTTCTTCATGCGCGGCCACAACCAGCCGGGCGGCGGCTTCGTCGCCGGGCTCGTGATGTCGGTCGCGCTGGTGCTGCAGTTCATCGTCTCCGGCACCGAGTGGGTGGAAGAGCATCTGCGCATCTACCCGCGGCGCTGGATCGCGATCGGCCTGCTGCTCGCGCTGGCCACCGGCTCGGGCGCGGTGGCATGGGGCTTTCCGTTCCTCACGACGCACACCGCGCACCTGCATCTGCCGCTGCTCGGCGAGATCCATGTGCCCAGCGCGCTGTTCTTCGACATGGGCGTTTTCGCGCTCGTGCTCGGAGCAACCATGCTGATCCTCACTGCGCTGGCGCACCAATCCGTGCGCAGCCATCGATGGGCAGAAGAGAGGCACGACTGA
- the crcB gene encoding fluoride efflux transporter CrcB, with translation MLLNVLVICAAACTGALLRWGFALWLNPGGLIPWGTLAVNLIGGYLIGVAIGVFDGMPDIDPAWRLMVITGFLGTLTTFSSFSAEVVGMLLGGRPGLALGTVAVHLGGSLCLTWLGFRTVQHFMA, from the coding sequence ATGCTGTTGAATGTCCTCGTCATCTGCGCGGCCGCCTGCACCGGCGCACTTCTACGATGGGGCTTTGCCCTGTGGCTCAATCCCGGCGGTCTGATCCCATGGGGCACGCTGGCCGTGAACCTGATCGGCGGCTACCTGATCGGCGTGGCCATCGGGGTGTTCGACGGCATGCCGGACATCGATCCGGCCTGGCGGCTCATGGTGATCACCGGGTTCCTGGGTACGCTCACCACCTTCTCGAGTTTCTCGGCCGAGGTCGTCGGCATGTTGCTCGGTGGCCGACCTGGACTCGCACTGGGCACCGTCGCCGTGCACCTCGGCGGCTCGCTGTGCCTGACCTGGCTGGGCTTCCGCACGGTGCAGCACTTCATGGCCTGA
- a CDS encoding ComEA family DNA-binding protein: MLKKIVAIAAMLFAVASWAAVDANKASDAELDGLKGVGPSLTKRIVEARKQGAFKDWPDLMTRVKGVKEKKAAKLSSEGLTVNGESFNGAAAPAKVAKTESKKAVAKP; this comes from the coding sequence ATGCTGAAGAAAATCGTGGCCATCGCGGCCATGTTGTTTGCTGTCGCCTCGTGGGCAGCGGTCGATGCCAACAAGGCCAGTGACGCGGAACTGGATGGACTCAAGGGCGTCGGCCCCTCGCTCACCAAGCGCATCGTCGAGGCACGCAAGCAAGGAGCCTTCAAGGATTGGCCCGACCTCATGACGCGCGTCAAGGGCGTGAAGGAAAAGAAGGCCGCCAAGCTGTCATCCGAGGGCCTCACCGTCAACGGCGAGAGTTTCAACGGCGCCGCTGCGCCCGCCAAGGTCGCGAAGACCGAATCGAAGAAGGCCGTCGCGAAACCTTGA